TAAAGTACATGCACATAAATGATGGTTCCTACATGAAAGGCTTTTCCGCTCATTTCTTGACTGAAGATTCCAGTTTGTATGTATTTTGTAGCTTATAAAATTGGTGAACATTACTAACGTCACtggaattaaaattattataataatcTAGTTATTGTTAGATTAAATGAGCCATAAGATTTGTTGACATTAAGACTTGTGGGTATTTTAATGGACAAAGAAAAAGCCTACTTATTTTACTTTTAGATGCAGTCTGTTGGAATGGAATAATCTAgtatattaatatatttcacAGTGGATTTAGTAGACTtgttagatttattttattcccaGGGTTTGAGATTGTGTCAAAAGCCAAGACAGTTGTCTCCACAGGTGCATCAGGGAGATGAATCCATTAACAACTGAGGAGTAGGCTTGTCTGCATTTTAATCTTCCTGTACAAGTGGCTCCTTGACATTGAGCTTTGTTCAAGTCACTTGACTTGCCAAATTGGTTTCCCTACATTGAAATTGAGTGAGTCATTAATTGGCCATTCACAAGGTAATGGGGCGATGGGCTAGGTGGTTGTTCCTTCTTTAGTGTTTGGGAAAAGTAAAATGGTATCTGAGGTATGATTTGTCTTTTAATGGTGTATCATCACTTACAGGAAGACTTTACAGATCCTGACAAGGAGCTTCCAATTGAGTCCACGTATGTCCACATCAAAGATACaccttcagaaaaggaaagcaaaatcttgattttaagtgaaagtgaagaaaatatgtATACTGTTAATCATGAGAGGAGTCATCCTGCTCCTCCAAAGGTTCATATTCATGACACCCCTGAGAGAATCCAATCAGAAACCGTTCCTGAAAAATGTAATGGGAAATTGAGTCAAGTGTTAGGTGACTCACAGGAAACATCTGAAGAGGAGCCTCGGAGGCCTACCTCACTGAAAATTACAGGATCTGTCAGTTTTGAGTCCAATTCCTCTTGGGAGGTTCTAAGTGATAAAATCATGCCAGGTGAAGGGGGCATATCTGACGATCCACTGAAACAGAACGATGACCTTTCTCCAGCTGTTCTGACAGATCAGAAAAATTCTGTTGACTCTTTTGAAGACTACTCTGAAGAATTAACTAAAGAAACCTCTACTGAATATGACAATGAAACTAAGAGCCTTTCAGCCAATACTTCTTCTTTGAGTCCATTATCCTGGACTTCAGGTATACTTACAGATGAATCTATAAATAAAGTAGAAGAGAGCAAACCCCAGACTTCAGTTCTTTTACCAGAAGATAcctcaaaagaagaaaatacgCATAAGTATGTTCTTCATCTTCTAAATGAGGAAATACTGAAACTTCCACAAAATGAACACACAAAGCAATCATCTGTCTTTGAGACAATAGAAACTAACCATTGCTCACTGAATGGTTCTAATCTCAAAAGCCAAGAACTATCTACACAGGATGAAACATCTGATGACTCTCTCTCAGATGTACCTAAAAATCCAGAGGACATGAACAGCTCTGATGAAGTTGAGTTTTCAGCTGAAGTGCCACCCAGTTCTTCAAAAGTATCTGTAATACCCCATGATCTCTTTTATTATCCACATTACAATGTTCCCATATCAGCAGTTTTGAATGCTTATCTTGAGCCTTGTATTGATACTGAAGGTTATGATACTGAAAATGACAAAGCTTCTTCTGAAACAGTAACGGATGTTTTATGTGAGAAGGGCTTACTAGAACAGAACAACAAGGAAGATGCTCCAGATCCAGACTTAGGGAATAAGATAAGTGTCCCTCCATCAGAAATAGATACTGAGAACAGTGAGGAAGAAACAACAGATATTAACAGCGACATGAATTCTTCTGATGAAAAAGAAGTGCCATTACTAGTAAGAGAAGAGTTAGAAATTGAAAAAGATGGCGAAAAGGCCACCAGCCATCAAGATTCCCCTGTTCCACCGCATCCtgaggtattttattttttattcgTTGTGTTTATATGGGGGCTAGCATCTGACCtcaatgttttcatttgctttcgTTTTGCAAAGTTTTGAAGAAGTACCTAAAATGTACTTGGCTTCCTGTCCGTTACACTGTTTGCCACAGCCCTCTACTGGAATGAATGGAATTGCAGATCCCTCAGAAGATGTGACATTAAAAGAGAGAATCAAGTCCTAATACTAATAGTAGtgcaaaaatgtgaattttaattaTGTTCTAAAGTACTTTGAGTCTCCTGTATAATCCCTAGGCATAAAAGATTATCACAGAGggtatttttaagaatttgtaAAAAGATGAACATAAAGTAGTATAGCTGATACAGAAGGGATGCAGGCAAAGGTCTGAATCCAAAGAAGTTTGCCTACAAAAACTTAAACCAATTTGAGTAGGATAACTTAGATGGGTAAAGTGAAGGCTTTTCTGcactggaggaggagaaagaggggGGATTCTTAGTAATTGTTCTGTGTATTGGATTTAGGTAATTTGCTACTGCACCTCTTCTTGCAGACACAGATTTTGAATTGCTGTACACATTTTCCAGCGCAGTAATTTTGGACTGTTTTTCAGGAATGTGTTAATTTAATGTTATTCTACATGTTGCCTAGACAAGTTCCTTGGACGCGTTTTGGTCCTGACACTTACTAGAGTAATGAAGTCAATTTGCTGTTAGCTTCAAAGATTAATTGGGGATAGATTTTGTAGCGGATTAATTCAAAGAGCCGTACCATGTCATGACTtcttatataaaaataactgacAACTAATTGTATATACATTGAACTGATGATACTTTGTAGCTCAATGtatccaaaattatttttaagaaattgattgctttttattctcttcAGTGAGGCTTCCAATCTCATACTACATGCAATTTAGCATCTGAGTTGGCTGCATCACTAAGATACATGGAAGGGCTTGGAAGGATGGGGAATCGGTCTTGTTGACtaatgcaaaatgtttcttaCTTTCAACAGACCATAGTAGAGCACCTTGAGGATTTATCAGTAGCCATAAAGAGACCAGAAGAAAGTAGCAAtagggaggaagaagggaaaaatacgTTCGAAGAAGACCTACAGGTCTCAGAAGTTGCCACTGCTACTCTGTCACAAGATAAACTGGAAGAAATTGCTGTTTGCCAGGAAATGACCAGGTATTTCATACTAACATTGTCTTAACCTAACTCAGGGGTCCTCAGACTTTGTAACTagggggccggcgcacggatgcagtggcaggcagccctctgcggctgcttggtttccccccccaacccccggcaggaGGGGGTCAGGGGGGGTTCTttaaataccgggggccggattgaggacctTGGcgggccgtatctggcccgtgGGCCATGGTTTGAGGACCCTTGACCTAACTGGTATGAATGCCTGGTCTTTTGAAGTGTGCCCTGCCCGCTGGATGTTTCCTGTAGACTTCTTTTAGGAGCAGTGTATCGGGACTCATTGGCTTCTTCCTGTGTTTCTCTTGAACATGAGTGATTCAGTGCCAATGGGTCTTGATTTGACTTTACTATACAAACTTTGCTGTACAAAACCCAACTGGAACCCCAGTGCATTTTGAACACAGCAGTGTTATAACTATTTTCCCAACAGAAATAGTGTTTTGTAACATAGATGAAATAACCTGTGTGCATTGTGACATTACATGGACGCATGACATTGCTCCATTCCAACAGACATTTGTtggactttttttctgtctatgaACAAGTGAATGAGATTGTGGTAggctgaccttggctggccACCAGGcacccaccaagccactctctcactccccatcctcagctggatggggggagaaaataagatgactAACTCATGGGTCGAcgtaaaggcagtttaatgaaaaaaaggcCACAtgctgaagcaaagcaaaaggagacacacacaaaaaaaagactaactgtctgcttcccatcagcaggtgatgtccagccacttcctgggaagcagggcctCAGCAGGCATAGTGCttgcttcagaagacaaatgccTTAATAATGAGAGTGTGTGTGTCCAGCTGtcagcttcttcctttctctgatgATATGTTATGTTATATCCATATCATATGATGTTATATGATCGTAACATGATATGATATGGAATATACTTCTTGCCCAGCCTCAGCCTACTAGcctttggggcagggggattGGAGCAACAGCCTTGGTGCTGTTCGAGCACTGCTTAGCAACGGTCAAAAAATATGGGTGTGTTACCAGCACCATTCTAACTACAGATAGAAAGCACAGCGCTATAGGGGCTGCTGTAGGGAAGTTTACAGCACCCGcaccccagccagacccagtacgGAGACACTCAGCTAATTTTACTCCATTCACCTGTGTTCCCTCTTACATTATAATTTAGTTCTTATTCctcaaataaatacttttatttgaGCAGGACATGAACTGCATGGCATGAAGCATTTGTTGATGCTTATCACTACAGCACTTCAATGAATTTGAAAGAGTTTGCTTAGAAAAACCCATTGTCTCCTTAACGCTTTCTGTTCCCTGCAAGGTTTGTCAATTTTGGATTTATAGAGACAGCCATAAAACCTCGGGTATACTCTCACTTAAATATCAATGATGTCAAAGGTGCAAAACCCCTATAAAATTTTCAGAGAAGGGTCCAATTTGAGCATATGGGGTTTTTATTGTGGGTCAATTTTCCAAAAGCTATTTTTTATCATGTTACTGGTAAATTCAAGTCCATATCCTAACACATGCAACAAAGCATATTTGTGGTTTTGCATAGCTTAGAACTAGCATGTGCAATTGCAGTGGCTCTCTTTGAAGTCAAAACACAGCTTAGCTTTAGGAATTtaaaaaactttgcttttacATGCATTTCAGAACCAATGACAGTGACTCCAACACTTATCTCCGAAAAAGATTTCCTAATACTTCTGAGGAGGTAAGTATGTGGAAATTTACCTATCActgtttctctgtctctcttaaACTGCAAAAGTTCACATACTGTAAGAGCGTCTACTCTATATATAAAGCTCTGCGATAATACAAAAGCCCTGTGACTTCTAATAAATATAGTGCCGCATAGCTGAAATGCTTTACTGAACTCTCCTAAATATATGAAACTGAACGTTATTGAACCTTGAACAAACCGACAAATTAGCACCTAATACAATTAAATCTATTGTTACTCTGAGGCTTACTTTGTTCTAACTGTATTTTGCGTCATTTTGCTTCTTTGAAGCTACCTTTATTTGCTGCTCCAGTGTCTTTTAGTTTGTGCATTCTCTGTATGTATATTGGTGTCTTGGTCCCGCTCCTGCAAAAATGCTGGGTGTTTCCCGAAGTGCACTTTTTATGAAAGACTGGgccctttccctctcctttgtAGTAGCTGTGTATTGTACTATCTCAGTAGCACCAGCTAACCCTAAAAGAATTTTAGTTGTAATGTGAAACTGCATCCTTACTGGCAAACGTAATTCATACTGGTTTCTGGAGAGCACACTATACAAATGAGCTCtggattttcatattttaagtcAGAAGGACGGGACAGCATCAGCAGTCTGGGCACACTGAGCAAGGATAGGAATATGGCTCttttcagtacaaaataaaattctgaccATCTTagagttttaaagaaatgctgcCACCAGTGTTCAATGAACGGGGGTTTCACACAGATGCTTTGGTTTTGCAACACTGTCAGAGCTACTagaaatatatatgaataaGGGGAGCTTCATTTcacaacttttttccttttctgtgtgtgttacCAGACTGCAGTGGTGGATGTGCTAGCAGGGAATAAATTTATAAGCACACTTACATTTTATTTGAGCAAATGTTAGAGATACTCTgcataaaataaacacagttaCCAACTTTGagaaatgctgaattttaattttttttaaaataatctattcCTGGTTTGTTTAAGGCAATGTATGGTGTAAATGAGCAGAAGGTGACAGATATGGGTGAAAATCCATTAATTATCAGGTGAGTCATTCTTATTCAGACAAAGCCTTTGGCAAGGAATCCATAACTCCTAAGTACTTCTAACAACGTTacaaagggaaatgaaaattaacCATAATGGTAGAGACTGACTGGATGTCTTGTGTAATGGCTCAGAGTCCGTATTTCCCACAGGTGTAAGGTGTGAAACTTCCTTACTGCTCAGTCTCCCCCTTGACTAAAATGCGTTTTCTTGACTTGAGAAGAAAGATTCAGCTGTCTAAGAAAGACCGTGAGCACTTTCCCCACTTGGTGGAGATTTCACACCAAGAAAAGAGTGGGAGGACTTCAAAGATGAGGCCCTCTGGCAGTGATGACTCTTTCCAGGTTTAGAAGTCTGTCAAGACAATATTTAGTATGCTCAGTGCTAGGGAAAGACAATACTTCAGTGGAATTCTGGCCTCTCCTTTTTCAAGCACCCAGGAGTTTTTAtaatttgtatttgtgtttaGTTTAGACTTAGGGTGATGGATCCTGAGCACAGCGTGTGTATCTTTTTGGTATTAGGTTCTATGTATCTGCAAGAACCAAGGATTGCTCTAGGTTTTCCCTCTCAGCTGATACTGAGTAGTACCTCCCAGAACTTCTAGATAAAATGATGGTtgcatttaaatgcagaaagcacACAAAATATTATCGGGATCCAGTCCTGATCTCACTTACgcttctgttaaaaaattcaTGAATAGCTGTTTGCTGACCACTTGTGTAATACTCAAGCATGTATCTGAGCAAGTAGGATGCCCCAAACTAGACAAGACTCACAAAAACAGGACAAAACTCAGTTTTCTCCAAAAGTAGACTAAAAAATAGCCTACCAGCAGGTgatcatacagtattataaaattgtaaaatgagTGTACCATCCTGTGCCTTTTCTGagaccttttcttctctttgtgaGAGCTCAGTGGCACTGGCAGAGTCCATCAGGCTTTGCCCTTATGAACTACAGCTGGAATTTTGGAAAGTTCAAATTTTGGAGTTGTCCTACAAAACCTCAACTGCTAACTGGTTTCTGGAAGTCTTGGGCTTTTTCTGCTTAATGTTCTGATGTCTGACATGAGAAGCTCTGAATGTAGATGATTTTGGGAAAGTGCACCAAGTCAGATACAGTGTATAAGTAAAATTGTGAAAGTGCTATGTTTACTGTTCTGAATATAAAAGGGCATCTTTTTGACTGATGGAAACCAAAGGACTGTACTGTAACAGCATGTATTTAAACTACCTGAGAATTTGCCCAGAATTTTCAGAGGATTAATTGCTACGTACATTGGCTCCTAAGGGAACACACTGCTGAGGACCATTATGCACCTCCTAGTCTAGTTTGGACTCCAACTGCCTAGATTGAAATGGTTCATTAAACTGCTGTCTTTTAGTCCATCCTCTGATCTTTACAGTAAATAttaactctgtgtgtgtgtgtgtgtcttcttTTGCCTGCCTCTTATCAAATTCCCTCctgttttcaggaagaaaatggacTTGGAAGCAAGTGACACTCCAGCACCAACTCATGAGATTACTATCGTTGACCAGCCAGAGCTATTCTACTTCATCATTTTCTTCTGGGTGCTGGTCTACTGCCTTTTACTCCTTCCACATCTTCTTAGCAACAAAGTTTAATCTGTGTgaggtggggaaaaataaaggatGGTGGCTGGATTGCTTTGTGTATCTGCATATGAATATGCTCCTTCAGGTGaagcacaaacagaaatgtaGGACCTGGTATTTGTGTTCATTATCAGGTTGTCCTCAGTTCCTCTACTGTTGTGCTATGACAGTGTCTAAGCACATTTTGTATTAGATAattgtgtacatatatataaaaatgaccAGATTTAGTAGACGCAATTTTGTACATTTGTGCCTTGCTTTATAAGATgctaaataaaaccagataatTATCAGTAGAAATATGAACAATCCAGAGCTCTAGTCTTCAAAAATCATTCTTCTGGCTTTGTTTAGTTATGTAGGGCCAGACAGCTGTGGAAGAGGGGTGGTGCCGGCTTGCCCATGAATCTGGCCCACCTACAAGGGCAAGgctagaaatgctttttcacattttccattgAATTCTTTGgaagagctggaggcagagcagagctgcaggtggtGGAACATGCCTACCCCAGGAACTGATTACAATTCCAACGGCAATCAACTGGAGCAACAAAATCAAGTTGATGGTTTATTTGGGTAGGGGAGTTTGGGTTTTTAGAATCtaaattcatttttatcctGCaccttttcttatgtttaattCATGGGAATAAGTTGGGTGCGGAGAAGCATTAGAACAGACTGTCCggggaagtggctgagtcaccatccctggaggtttttaaaaaacGCGTAGATGCAGTAgttaggaacatggtttagtgatggacttggcagtcctgatTTAactgttggacttgatgatctcaaagatcttctccaacctaaataattctataatTCTATTCAGTGTGAAGAACATACATGCTAGCTGCTTCTTAGGAGGGATCATATGGGGAGTCTTGGCCCAGAAAATTCTGTAGTGAATACCTGAAGAAATAAGACTTCTTGTACATTACTGATCGTGGCCATCAAGAAACTTTGCAATTTTTTCAGGAAGACATAccatggttttggttttgttttttctttggttttttttttaagtacctcACTGCTtctgaggctgtttcttcttttctctgctgtttttacTTAGCAGACCATGTGGAGATATCCTCTCTTTTGaagatagaaaaataataataatttgctgATACTACTGTTAAGGCACAAGTGCATGGTAAAAGGATTAGAAATATCCTTTAAATGCCCAAAtcaataaagaaagaaaagacagatataaaatcaaatacagaGAAATGCTGACAGCTGGCATTGACTTTCTAGGGCAACTGAAGAGACTCCTGTGGCTTGTCCACAAACATGGTTGAGCCACTTCTGCATCTTGTAATTTTTGTCCGCATCAGTGATTACTTCAGGATATTTGGTTTATGATTTTTGGCAGAGAAGGTGTACCTGTGCATTACAGGATAAAAGAGAAGTCTTCAAATTCAATTTGATAGCagtaatttttctctgtgtgattTTTACTGAAGTCACTATTTTTCATCAGGACATTTTTGGTTTCGTAGTATGCTTTATGAGACTACATCATGTTGCTGCATCCACCTGAAAATTTGCAAGGTTGGCTGCAATGTGCTTCGTAAAATGAGGGGTTTATAATTTTCACTGAGCAAAAGTTACAATGCATGGCtgtaagttttaaatattttgttttagcaTAAGGCGTATCTCTGCCCTGGCTTAGTTTTCAGCTGAACTAAGAACTTCATTTATTTGCAGGTACCTTCTGTAGTCATGTTATCTGCTGGGATAATCCTAACTGTCCATCACACTTCATTCTTCTTCATAAGGTTTTTGTTTCCCTGGGATTTTTATTCTGAGCTGCAGTTAGAATTCAATAGCAGCAGTGCACGGCAGGAGATCTTAAACATTGAAGATAAATTTCTGAACCTCTTTCAGtcaacagaaaactgaaatctttCCTATTCTTTCCTGTCACCATTGACTAGAGCTGGATTCACCCCACAAATCTAAAAATAAGATCCTTTGTGCTTGGTGAGGAACAGATCTAAACTTCCCAACTTAATTCGGTGTAAATCAACATATGctaaaaaattatctttcaacTTGCTGATGAAAATGTTCAACATTTTGAGTCATCTGATGTTGTGATGCAGGAACATGTTTGTGCTTGTTGATGATGACAGtgatattttcttctgaaagaaaacctgtATTAGAATTTTTGAAGATGCTTTCTTCATACAGGCTTAAATATAACATTGAAGGGCTAGtgcttttctctgaaagaaTGAAACAATACAAGAAACTTTATATCTTTATCCTAAAACCCAGTGAATACCAGGCTTGGGGTACAGCATCTATTTAATAGCAGCAAGTAGCAATGCACATTAGTTTGGAGCAAAAGTGTTGGCAGGTTTTCATTATGTGCCACTCTTCACAGGCTCCTTCGGTTTATGACAactttttctgagcttttttgTCTTACTCTCTGGTTCTTCCATGTTTCTTAGTCTTCAGCAGAGATAATCTGAAGTAGGATTAGTCTCTTAGACGCATCCAACTCACGGAActttacagctatcaaaagtTCAATCAAGTGAAGTAAGCTCCCTCCTgtcttctctcccttctcctaAGAGAATTAATCAGAAAGTCTTTGCATGTCTCATCTAAACAACTGACGTCCATAAAGAATGGAAAAGTGAATGGGAATGCACTGATGCTGACAATTTCAttacacagtattttcttccaaTAGGAAGAAGACCTAGGGTTTTCCTTCTTACTTCCCACTGATGAACAGTGACTGAAACAGTGAGATGGGTAGTTTAAGTGTCAAACAGCATGCAGCAATTGTCCTGATCATCGCAGCTAATGTTTAAACTAATGTATGCTTTCCAGCGCATCCCATTAAGGGATGGAGATTGTTCCTTCCATGCAAAATAGCTGAAAAGAATACTAAATTAGTCCATGGTACTAGGTATTAAGTTGCTTGCCATATCTGGGTTGGTATGGTTGTGGTGCTGCTATAACAGAAGCAGTGTACCTTACTCAGCCATTCCATGGGTGAGAAGATCCCAGGTAAAAAGCTAAGAGTGATTATACGGGTATCGTCAGCTGTGCATAAAGAGACTGAACTCTTCAGGAGTTTTGCCATTATTTGGAACTGCAACAAATAACATctaaagaagcagcagcttcaccCACTTAAATTGACCTGTAAACCTGCATCTCTTCTTCCACAGTGCAAGATCCAATCCCTCAATGCAAGTGCCCCATTCTGAAAATGATGCCTATGGTTGGTCTTTGTGTCCTATTCTGAGCTATTCAGTCTAAAAGCCTGATTGTGAGGCATTCACTATGTCAAAGCCTGATTTAACTTGCTGGCTAGAGGACTGGCTTGAGGTAGTGGAGGTTTTAAAGGCTGTTGGGTAATCTGTCATGTATCCATTTTCCAACAGATATGTGCACTGTCTGATTAAGGAagtttttcctgaatttttgtCTAGGATTTTGAAAAATGCTAAGCTTGAACTGGCGCATTTGGTATTTTGATTTAGCAGCGGAGTTCAGATACACAAGGGTACCAATCTGCTAAGACCCTTCCTAAAACCCGTTGTTGTTGAGCAGATGTGTGGGTAGCATATGATTGTGAAGTGTAAGTGTCAGGAAGTGCTTGAGGATCACTGCGTAAAGGACGTTTGGTGTTCACAAAAGCACCAATAAAGACTGAGAGACATCTATAATAAGATGGTTCAATGTTACTGTAGTCATGTAACTTAACTCCAAAATGTTTCATTGGGATTTTATAGAAAGTGCAAGGAAAGATAAGCTGTTAAAGACAGAACCCTGCTAAATGTTTATGGGACAGATGTCTTAGAGTTCGAGTTAAACAGTCACATAATCTACAAACTGAATTGAATATAGCCTTTGCTAAATTGTAGGAAATGATCAGTGCAAAGGTAGGGCAAGCAcagattacagaaaaaaaatgacaatcACTTTTGTGCCATGAATATTTTTGATGGATTGAgctctaaaatgtatttttattgagTTTCTAGATTGTAATGAATGTGTCTACAGAATTTTATGCAAAGCTTGAGAgttcagctgttttaaaatgattttttatatAGCAGTGATTATTTTATCTATATATTTAATAGAACTGTAAAACCATTTTAAGAGTACCTGTAAAATTCTATGTATGTGATAtgattatttattaattatgaCTCATGAGAATGAACATTAAGCTATGCATTGCTTGTGTCATCCATAGGAAAACTGGaaactgcaaaaagcagaagggTTTTTAATGAACAGTAGACTTGAAAAACATGGGAAATGATTGAATACAATTGTGTGATTCTTAAAGCTGCATAGCAATGTGTCATTTTGTGATGTTAAACTTTCAGCTAAAGTTGCAAAATATACTGAGTGATTAAGCTGCTTTCTTCCATTAAAGCTTCCTGAGGCTGAAATTTCTACATGTCGATATTTGGTGTTTAAACACACTTAAATCCTGTACATCTTCTGGAGACTCTCAGTTTACTCCAGCTCAGTATGACTGTAACTTCTTTATCCAAGTAGTGCTCCACTGAGTTTACACGAGTACCATGCAAAACCCAGTGGGTCTTTTTAGGGTTTTCTGCACCAACCCCCACAGAATCAGAGCTTTAGA
This genomic stretch from Falco naumanni isolate bFalNau1 chromosome 7, bFalNau1.pat, whole genome shotgun sequence harbors:
- the CLMN gene encoding calmin isoform X4 gives rise to the protein MAGQEWDWFQREELIGHISDIRVQNLQVERENVQKRTFTRWINLHLAKRKPPLKVKDLFIDIQDGKILMALLEVLSGQKLMHEYKSSTHRIFRLNNIAKALKFLEDSNVKLVSIDAAEIADGNSSLVLGLIWNIILFFQIKELTGNLNRNSSSSSLSSGPSGPESDTSHPSTPSVERNMSVTVKDQRKAIRALLIWVQRKTRKYGVAVQDFTSSWRSGLAFLAVIKAIDSTLVDMKQALEKSARENLEDAFSIAQNKLGVPRLLEPEDIMVESPDEQSIVTYVAQFLEHFPELEGEDFTDPDKELPIESTYVHIKDTPSEKESKILILSESEENMYTVNHERSHPAPPKVHIHDTPERIQSETVPEKCNGKLSQVLGDSQETSEEEPRRPTSLKITGSVSFESNSSWEVLSDKIMPGEGGISDDPLKQNDDLSPAVLTDQKNSVDSFEDYSEELTKETSTEYDNETKSLSANTSSLSPLSWTSGILTDESINKVEESKPQTSVLLPEDTSKEENTHKYVLHLLNEEILKLPQNEHTKQSSVFETIETNHCSLNGSNLKSQELSTQDETSDDSLSDVPKNPEDMNSSDEVEFSAEVPPSSSKVSVIPHDLFYYPHYNVPISAVLNAYLEPCIDTEGYDTENDKASSETVTDVLCEKGLLEQNNKEDAPDPDLGNKISVPPSEIDTENSEEETTDINSDMNSSDEKEVPLLVREELEIEKDGEKATSHQDSPVPPHPEQTIVEHLEDLSVAIKRPEESSNREEEGKNTFEEDLQVSEVATATLSQDKLEEIAVCQEMTRTNDSDSNTYLRKRFPNTSEEAMYGVNEQKVTDMGENPLIIRKKMDLEASDTPAPTHEITIVDQPELFYFIIFFWVLVYCLLLLPHLLSNKV
- the CLMN gene encoding calmin isoform X1, whose amino-acid sequence is MAGQEWDWFQREELIGHISDIRVQNLQVERENVQKRTFTRWINLHLAKRKPPLKVKDLFIDIQDGKILMALLEVLSGQKLMHEYKSSTHRIFRLNNIAKALKFLEDSNVKLVSIDAAEIADGNSSLVLGLIWNIILFFQIKELTGNLNRNSSSSSLSSGPSGPESDTSHPSTPSVERNMSVTVKDQRKAIRALLIWVQRKTRKYGVAVQDFTSSWRSGLAFLAVIKAIDSTLVDMKQALEKSARENLEDAFSIAQNKLGVPRLLEPEDIMVESPDEQSIVTYVAQFLEHFPELEGEDFTDPDKELPIESTYVHIKDTPSEKESKILILSESEENMYTVNHERSHPAPPKVHIHDTPERIQSETVPEKCNGKLSQVLGDSQETSEEEPRRPTSLKITGSVSFESNSSWEVLSDKIMPGEGGISDDPLKQNDDLSPAVLTDQKNSVDSFEDYSEELTKETSTEYDNETKSLSANTSSLSPLSWTSGILTDESINKVEESKPQTSVLLPEDTSKEENTHKYVLHLLNEEILKLPQNEHTKQSSVFETIETNHCSLNGSNLKSQELSTQDETSDDSLSDVPKNPEDMNSSDEVEFSAEVPPSSSKVSVIPHDLFYYPHYNVPISAVLNAYLEPCIDTEGYDTENDKASSETVTDVLCEKGLLEQNNKEDAPDPDLGNKISVPPSEIDTENSEEETTDINSDMNSSDEKEVPLLVREELEIEKDGEKATSHQDSPVPPHPETIVEHLEDLSVAIKRPEESSNREEEGKNTFEEDLQVSEVATATLSQDKLEEIAVCQEMTRTNDSDSNTYLRKRFPNTSEEAMYGVNEQKVTDMGENPLIIRKKMDLEASDTPAPTHEITIVDQPELFYFIIFFWVLVYCLLLLPHLLSNKV
- the CLMN gene encoding calmin isoform X2 encodes the protein MAGQEWDWFQREELIGHISDIRVQNLQVERENVQKRTFTRWINLHLAKRKPPLKVKDLFIDIQDGKILMALLEVLSGQKLMHEYKSSTHRIFRLNNIAKALKFLEDSNIKELTGNLNRNSSSSSLSSGPSGPESDTSHPSTPSVERNMSVTVKDQRKAIRALLIWVQRKTRKYGVAVQDFTSSWRSGLAFLAVIKAIDSTLVDMKQALEKSARENLEDAFSIAQNKLGVPRLLEPEDIMVESPDEQSIVTYVAQFLEHFPELEGEDFTDPDKELPIESTYVHIKDTPSEKESKILILSESEENMYTVNHERSHPAPPKVHIHDTPERIQSETVPEKCNGKLSQVLGDSQETSEEEPRRPTSLKITGSVSFESNSSWEVLSDKIMPGEGGISDDPLKQNDDLSPAVLTDQKNSVDSFEDYSEELTKETSTEYDNETKSLSANTSSLSPLSWTSGILTDESINKVEESKPQTSVLLPEDTSKEENTHKYVLHLLNEEILKLPQNEHTKQSSVFETIETNHCSLNGSNLKSQELSTQDETSDDSLSDVPKNPEDMNSSDEVEFSAEVPPSSSKVSVIPHDLFYYPHYNVPISAVLNAYLEPCIDTEGYDTENDKASSETVTDVLCEKGLLEQNNKEDAPDPDLGNKISVPPSEIDTENSEEETTDINSDMNSSDEKEVPLLVREELEIEKDGEKATSHQDSPVPPHPEQTIVEHLEDLSVAIKRPEESSNREEEGKNTFEEDLQVSEVATATLSQDKLEEIAVCQEMTRTNDSDSNTYLRKRFPNTSEEAMYGVNEQKVTDMGENPLIIRKKMDLEASDTPAPTHEITIVDQPELFYFIIFFWVLVYCLLLLPHLLSNKV
- the CLMN gene encoding calmin isoform X3, which gives rise to MRSKTEVKLVSIDAAEIADGNSSLVLGLIWNIILFFQIKELTGNLNRNSSSSSLSSGPSGPESDTSHPSTPSVERNMSVTVKDQRKAIRALLIWVQRKTRKYGVAVQDFTSSWRSGLAFLAVIKAIDSTLVDMKQALEKSARENLEDAFSIAQNKLGVPRLLEPEDIMVESPDEQSIVTYVAQFLEHFPELEGEDFTDPDKELPIESTYVHIKDTPSEKESKILILSESEENMYTVNHERSHPAPPKVHIHDTPERIQSETVPEKCNGKLSQVLGDSQETSEEEPRRPTSLKITGSVSFESNSSWEVLSDKIMPGEGGISDDPLKQNDDLSPAVLTDQKNSVDSFEDYSEELTKETSTEYDNETKSLSANTSSLSPLSWTSGILTDESINKVEESKPQTSVLLPEDTSKEENTHKYVLHLLNEEILKLPQNEHTKQSSVFETIETNHCSLNGSNLKSQELSTQDETSDDSLSDVPKNPEDMNSSDEVEFSAEVPPSSSKVSVIPHDLFYYPHYNVPISAVLNAYLEPCIDTEGYDTENDKASSETVTDVLCEKGLLEQNNKEDAPDPDLGNKISVPPSEIDTENSEEETTDINSDMNSSDEKEVPLLVREELEIEKDGEKATSHQDSPVPPHPEQTIVEHLEDLSVAIKRPEESSNREEEGKNTFEEDLQVSEVATATLSQDKLEEIAVCQEMTRTNDSDSNTYLRKRFPNTSEEAMYGVNEQKVTDMGENPLIIRKKMDLEASDTPAPTHEITIVDQPELFYFIIFFWVLVYCLLLLPHLLSNKV